A stretch of DNA from Acidovorax carolinensis:
CAGGGCCTTCGCAACTGGCGCCGGTGCGCGTGGCTGCGAACCAGTCGGTGCGTGTGCGTGCGCAACTGCTCGACCGTCTGGTGAACCAGGCAGGTGAGGTGATGATCAGCCGGTCCCGTCTGGATGTGCGTCTGGGCCAGTTCCGCAGCTCGCTGGCCGATCTGTCGGGCAATCTGGATCGCCTGCGCCAGCAGCTGCGAGACATCGAAGTTCAGTCCGAGTCGCAAATGCAGTCGCGCCTGGCTCTTTCGAAAGACTCCGCCGCGGGTTTCGACCCGTTGGAGTTCGACCGTTTCACGCGGGTTCAGGAATTGACCCGCATGATGGCCGAGTCTGTGAACGACGTGGCCACGGTGCAGCGTAACCTGCAGCGCGCCATGGAAGGTGCGGAAGATGATCTGATTGCCCAGGGCCGCCAGGCGCGTGAGTTGCAGCGCGATTTGCTGCGTACCCGCATGGTGGAGTTTGAGGGAATTGCCGAGCGCTTGTACGCTGTGGTGCGCCAGGCATCCAAGGAAACCGGCAAGCAGATCAAACTGGACATCACTGGCGGCTCCATTGAAATGGACCGTGGCGTACTGGACCGCATGACGCCCGCCTTCGAACATCTGCTGCGCAATTGCGTCGCGCATGGCATTGAGGCCCCCGAGGCCCGTGTCGCTGCACGCAAGCCCGCTGCCGGCACCATCACCGTGGATCTGCGCCATGAAGGCAATGACGTGTCGGTTGAGTTCCGGGACGACGGCGCAGGCCTTGATCTGCAGCGTATCCGGGAAAAGGCACTGGCCCAAGGCATCGTGCAAGCCGACATGGACATCAGCGATGCCGAAGCTGCCAACCTGATCTTCATGCCGGGCTTCTCCACTGCATCCGAGGTGACAGGCCTTGCCGGTCGCGGCATCGGTATGGATGTGGTGCGTTCGGAAATCAATGCACTGGGCGGGCGGATCGAAACCTCTACCGAGCCGGGCAAGGGCGCCGCCTTCCGCATGGTGCTGCCTTTGACGACGGCCGTGACACAGGTGGTGATGCTGCGTGCAGGCGATCTGGCGATCGGCGTGCCAGCCAATGTGGTCGAAATTGTGCGCCGCACTTCCGCTGCCGATCTGGAAGAAGCGTATCGCACCGGCTTTTTTGACGACGGCTTCGAGCAATTGCCTTTCTTCTGGGTGGGCGCATTGCTGCAAGCCTCTGCGCGCAGCAATGAAGCCGCTGGCAAGACGCGGCCCGTGGTGATTTTCCGCAGTGCTTCGCAGCGCATCGCCATGCATGTGGATGAAGTGCTGGGCAACCAGGAAGTCGTGGTGAAGAACCTCGGAGCCCAGTTGTCGCGCCTGCCGGGCCTGGCGGGCATGTCGGTGCTGGCCTCTGGTGCAGTGGTCCTGATTTACAACCCGGTGGCGCTGTCCACGGTGTATGGCGATCAGGTCCGTGCAGCCAGCGCTGATTTGCCCGCCATATTGGACGCCGAAGGTCCAGGTATCGGAAAACCTGCCGCGTCGATGCTTGCAGGGCCTACACAGGTGCCTCTGGTGCTGGTTGTGGATGATTCCATTACCGTGCGCCGTGTCACCCAGCGGTTGCTGCAGCGCGAAGGCTACCGCGTGGCGCTCGCCGCCGACGGCCTGCAGGCACTGGAGCGCTTGCAGGAAGAGCGGCCAACGGTGGTGCTGTCCGACATTGAAATGCCGCGCATGGACGGCTTTGACTTGGCGCGCAATATCCGCGCCGACGGTGCACTGCGGGGGCTGCCGATCATCATGATCACTTCCCGCATTGCAGAAAAGCACCGCGAGCATGCGATGGAATTGGGCGTGAATCACTATCTTGGCAAACCCTACTCGGATGAAGAACTGCTCAGTCTCATCCAGCATTACGCCCGGCTGGAGGCGACCGCGGAGGCATGATCTGGGTTGACTGGCCTGGAAGGGCCGGTCATTCCGGGTAGCTTCCATGCTGGTACCGCCTTGAGGATTCCCGAATGATCAAGAGAGCCCATGGATTCGGTAGCACCTGCGGCTGACAATCGTCTGCTGTCCTGCCTGGCGCTGATGGTGCGTGAAAGCGCTTCCGACCTGTTCCTGCTGGCCGGTGCGCCGCCCACACTCAAGCGGCAGGGGGCATTTTTGCCCATCACCAAGGGCCCGGTGACTGCCGACGAGATTCGGACGATGGTGTACTCGATCATGCGCAAGGCGCAGATCGACGAGTTCGAAGCCTCGATGGAATGCGATTTCTCGTTCCAGACGCAGGACCTGTCCCGCTTTCGGGTCAACGTGCACCTGCAGCGCGGTAACGTGGGCGTGGTTGTGCGCCATGTCACGGCGAGGATACCGAGCCTCGATGAGCTGGGCTTGCCACCGGTGCTCAAGCAACTCGCCTTCCTGAAAGGTGGGCTGGTGCTTGCCGTGGGCTCGGCGGGGTCGGGCAAGACCACCACGTTGGCTGCCATGCTCGACTATCGCAATGAGCACACGGCAGGTCATATCCTCACGGTGGAAGACCCCATCGAGTACCTGCACGCGCACAAGAAATCGCTGGTGACACAACGCGAGGTGGGGCTCGATACCGCGTCCTACGACGAGGCCTTGCGCCGTGCCATGCGCGAGGCGCCGAACGTGATCATGATTGGCGAGATCCGCGACCGGGCCACCATGCAGCATGCCTTGCACTACGCCGAGTCCGGCCATCTGTGCGTGTCCACCCTGCATGCCAACAACGCCAACCAAGCCGTGCAGCGCATCCTGAATTTCTTTCCCGAGCAAGCCCACCGCCAACTGCTGATGGACCTGTCGCTGAACCTGCAGGCGGTGGTGGCCCAGCGGCTCGTCAAGAGTGTGCAGGGTTCGGTGGTGCCGGCAATGGAAGTGATGCTGCTCACTCCCTACGTGTCGGAGCTGATTCAGAAAGGCCAGGTCGACGAGATCAAGACGGCCATTGCGCGCAGTGGTGAGCAGGGCATGTGCACGTTCGACCAGTCGCTGTTTGAACTGTACGAGCGCGGCATCATTTCGCCGGCCGAAGCCGTGGCCAATGCCGACAACCGCACCGATGTCTCGCTGCGCCTGCGCTTGGCCTCGGGGGCACCCCTGGGAGTGGACGGGATGCGGATGAGTGACCAGAGCGACCAGGACGCGCCAGCCCACCCGTAAAGACCGCCCATGCCATGCAGGCACGGGCCGACGGAGCGCTCACCCCGCCTTGACTACCGCGTAGCGCTGCAGCGTGCGCAGTCGGGCGCTTTCATGGTCCACCACGGGTTCGGGGTAGGTCTGGCCCAGCACCACCCCGGCCTCCTGCAGTTCCAGCGGGCGGGCGCGCCAGGGGGCATGCAGCGCGGCACTTGGCAACTTGGCCAGTTGCGGGAGGTAGCGCCGGATGAAGCGGCCTTCCTTGTCGAATTTTTCGCTTTGGCTGACCGGGTTGAAGATGCGGAAATAGGGCTGCGCATCACATCCGCTGGAGCTGGCCCATTGCCAGCCGCCATTGTTGGACGCCAGGTCAAAATCATTGAGCCGGGTTGCAAAATATCGCTCGCCCCAGCGCCAGTCGAGCCCCAGATCCTTGACCAGAAAACTTGCAACCACCATGCGCAGGCGGTTGTGCATGTAGCCCGTCTGGTTGAGCTGGGCCATGGCTGCGTCCACCAGCGGATAACCGGTGCGGCCCTCGCACCAGGCGCTGAACAGCGCCTGGGCCGCAGCACCTGTCTCCCACTGGATCGCGTCATAGGGCGGCTTGAAACTGCGATCCACCACATGGGGGTGGTGAAACAGGATCTGGGCATAGAAATCGCGCCAGATCAGTTCGTTCAGCCAGGTGGCGGCCCGGGGTTACCCGCCTGCGCCAGCGCATGGGCCGATCGCGCCAGCAGGCGCGGCGAAATGGTTCCAAAGCGCAGGTGCACGCTCAGGTAGCTGGGACCTTTGACCGAGGGGAAATCGCGCGTGTCGTGGTAGCGCTCGATGCGGTGCAGGAAGTCGTCAAACAAGCGCATCGCGCCGCTGCTGCCTGTCGGGAGCCGGGGCGGGCCGGGTGGCGTCGCTTCGAAACCCAGCGCCGACAGCGAAGGAATGTCCAAACACTCCCCGGCCGGGCGTGGCGCGAGCCGGTGGGCATGGCGCTCGATCGCGTAGCTTTGCATTTGGAACGCGTCGATGTTGCGCAACCACGCATTCTTGTAAGGCGTGAACACGCTGTAGGGCGTGCCCGTCTGCGTCAGGACCTCATTGCGCTCCAGCAGGATGTGGTCCTTGAAGGTGTGAAAGGCGATGCCTGCACCGGCCAGCCGGGTGCGCACCAGGCTGTCGCGTTGCAGGGCCTGGGGCTCATCGTCGTGATTGGCATACACGGCCTGCGCCTGCAGCGCCTGGGCGAGTGCCGGCACGGCATCGCTGGCAATGGCGTGGCGCGCGATGAGCCCGGCGTGGGGGTGCTGGCCCAGTGCACGCAGCGCGGCATCCAGCTCGACCAGCGACTCGCGGATGAACTCTACGCGCCGGTCGGCCTGGGGCAGAAGGTCCAGAATTTCGCGGTCAAAAACAAAGACGCAATGCACCTGCCGACATTGGGTGAGCGCCCGGTACAGGGCTGCATGATCGTTGGCACGCAGGTCGCGTCGGAACCAGACAAGTCCGGTGGAGTAGGAAGGCTCGGGGGAGGGCGCCATGTTCACCGTTAAAATTGGCCTATGTCCTTCGATTCTGCGCCCATCAACCTGACGCATCATTTCCTGATCGCCATGCCCGGTCTGGAAGATGAGTCTTTCGCGCGCAGCGTCGTTTACCTGTGCGAGCACAGCGAACGCGGTGCGCTGGGCCTCATCATCAACAAACCCTCTGACATCACGCTCAAGGGGCTGTTTGACAAGGTGGACTTGTCGTTGCGGCGCGAGGACCTGCGTGCCGAGCCGGTCTTCCAGGGTGGCCCGGTGCAGACCGAACGCGGTTTTGTGCTGCACGAGCCCATGCTGATGAACCGCGCCGAGACCGATGAGTCCGCCTACGCTTCCACCATGACCATCCCCGGCGGTCTGGAAATGACCACCTCCAAGGACGTGCTCGAAGCCCTTTCTACCGGCGCCGGCCCGCGCAGGGTGCTGATCACGCTGGGGTATTCGTCCTGGGGCGAGGGCCAGCTGGAGTCGGAGCTGGCCGAAAACGCCTGGCTCACCGTGGCGGCCGATCTGTCGGTGATCTTCGACACACCCGTGCCGCAGCGCTACGACAAGGCGCTGGCCCTCCTGGGGCTGCAGGCCTGGATGCTCTCGCCCGATGTGGGGCACGCATGACCGGCTTGCCCGTTCAGCCCGCCGTTCCTGCGCATTTTCAGACCTTTCTTGCATTTGATTTCGGCCTCAAGCGCACGGGCGTGGCCACAGGCAATCGCATGCTGCGCAGCGCCACGCCGCAAGCCACCATCCAGGCCGAAGGTGATGCCCGCTTTGTGCAGGTGGCGCAGCGCATCAAGGAATGGCAGCCCGACGCCTTGGTGATCGGCGTGCCCTACCACCCCGACGGTGCGAGCCACGAGAACACCGAGCGCGCGCTCAAGTTCGGCCGCCGTTTGCGCGGGCGCTTTGGCCTCATGGTGTTCGAGGTGGATGAGCGCTACAGCACCACCGAAGCCATTGCGGGTGGTGCCAAGGATGCGGACGCTGCGTCAGCCTG
This window harbors:
- a CDS encoding YqgE/AlgH family protein, which encodes MSFDSAPINLTHHFLIAMPGLEDESFARSVVYLCEHSERGALGLIINKPSDITLKGLFDKVDLSLRREDLRAEPVFQGGPVQTERGFVLHEPMLMNRAETDESAYASTMTIPGGLEMTTSKDVLEALSTGAGPRRVLITLGYSSWGEGQLESELAENAWLTVAADLSVIFDTPVPQRYDKALALLGLQAWMLSPDVGHA
- the ruvX gene encoding Holliday junction resolvase RuvX; amino-acid sequence: MTGLPVQPAVPAHFQTFLAFDFGLKRTGVATGNRMLRSATPQATIQAEGDARFVQVAQRIKEWQPDALVIGVPYHPDGASHENTERALKFGRRLRGRFGLMVFEVDERYSTTEAIAGGAKDADAASACIILEQFLRNLP
- a CDS encoding PilT/PilU family type 4a pilus ATPase, which translates into the protein MDSVAPAADNRLLSCLALMVRESASDLFLLAGAPPTLKRQGAFLPITKGPVTADEIRTMVYSIMRKAQIDEFEASMECDFSFQTQDLSRFRVNVHLQRGNVGVVVRHVTARIPSLDELGLPPVLKQLAFLKGGLVLAVGSAGSGKTTTLAAMLDYRNEHTAGHILTVEDPIEYLHAHKKSLVTQREVGLDTASYDEALRRAMREAPNVIMIGEIRDRATMQHALHYAESGHLCVSTLHANNANQAVQRILNFFPEQAHRQLLMDLSLNLQAVVAQRLVKSVQGSVVPAMEVMLLTPYVSELIQKGQVDEIKTAIARSGEQGMCTFDQSLFELYERGIISPAEAVANADNRTDVSLRLRLASGAPLGVDGMRMSDQSDQDAPAHP